A region of Lichenibacterium dinghuense DNA encodes the following proteins:
- a CDS encoding O-acetylhomoserine aminocarboxypropyltransferase/cysteine synthase family protein has product MRNETIALHAGFGDDPATHAVAVPIYQSVAFAFDSADHGAALFNLEEEGYRYSRIANPTVAVLEERVAALEGGAAAVAVSTGQTATYYALLNLADRGGNIVTVPQLYGTTHTLLAHTLPRMGVTGRFAASDAAADVERMIDADTRAVFCESVGNPAGNIPDLAALAEVAHRHGVPLVVDNTVATPILVRPIEHGADVVVESLTKFMGGHGTTLGGAVVDGGRFDWAAHAGRFPMFSEPDASYHGMVYARRFGRTAYAARLRSVYQRTTGAVLPAMSAFLLIQGIETVALRVERHVENARRVADFLAADPRVDWVNYAGFPSSPYHALAQRYLGGRPPSLLTFGAAGGYAGGQAFYDALKLVKRLVNIGDVKSLACHPASTTHRQMSRGEQLGAGVRPETIRLSVGIEHIDDILADLDQALAAAVRRGAPALAAE; this is encoded by the coding sequence ATGCGGAACGAGACGATCGCGCTTCACGCCGGCTTCGGCGACGACCCCGCGACCCACGCGGTCGCGGTGCCGATCTATCAGTCGGTCGCCTTCGCGTTCGACAGCGCGGACCACGGCGCCGCGCTGTTCAACCTGGAGGAGGAGGGCTACCGCTACAGCCGAATCGCCAACCCGACCGTGGCGGTGCTGGAGGAGCGGGTGGCGGCGCTGGAGGGCGGGGCCGCCGCGGTCGCGGTGTCGACCGGCCAGACCGCGACCTATTACGCGCTCCTCAACCTCGCGGACCGCGGCGGCAACATCGTCACCGTGCCGCAGCTCTACGGCACGACCCACACGCTGCTGGCCCACACCCTGCCGCGCATGGGCGTCACGGGCCGCTTCGCCGCGTCCGACGCCGCGGCCGACGTCGAGCGGATGATCGACGCCGACACCCGCGCCGTCTTCTGCGAGAGCGTCGGCAACCCGGCCGGCAACATCCCGGACCTCGCGGCCCTGGCCGAGGTCGCGCACCGCCACGGCGTGCCCCTCGTCGTCGACAACACGGTCGCGACGCCCATCCTGGTCCGGCCGATCGAGCACGGTGCCGACGTCGTGGTCGAGTCGCTGACGAAGTTCATGGGCGGCCACGGCACGACGCTCGGCGGCGCCGTGGTGGACGGCGGCCGCTTCGACTGGGCGGCGCACGCCGGCCGCTTCCCCATGTTCTCGGAGCCCGACGCCTCCTACCACGGCATGGTCTACGCGCGCCGCTTCGGCCGCACCGCCTATGCGGCGCGCCTGCGCAGCGTGTACCAGCGGACCACCGGGGCCGTGCTGCCGGCGATGAGCGCCTTCCTGCTGATCCAGGGGATCGAGACCGTGGCGCTGCGCGTCGAGCGGCACGTCGAGAACGCCCGCCGCGTCGCCGACTTCCTCGCCGCCGACCCGCGCGTCGACTGGGTCAACTACGCCGGCTTCCCGTCATCGCCCTATCACGCCCTGGCGCAGCGCTACCTCGGCGGCCGGCCGCCGTCGCTGCTGACCTTCGGCGCCGCCGGGGGCTACGCGGGCGGCCAGGCCTTCTACGACGCGCTGAAGCTCGTGAAGCGCCTCGTCAACATCGGCGACGTCAAGTCGCTCGCCTGCCACCCGGCCTCGACCACGCACCGGCAGATGTCGCGGGGCGAGCAACTCGGCGCCGGGGTGCGGCCGGAGACGATCCGGCTCAGCGTCGGCATCGAGCACATCGACGACATCCTGGCAGACCTCGACCAGGCGCTCGCCGCGGCGGTCCGGCGGGGCGCCCCCGCCCTGGCGGCCGAGTGA
- a CDS encoding long-chain-acyl-CoA synthetase, producing the protein MPPAPAARPSATKRWLRALELTARLDGDEAQTFPASIDALALRHGDRPALLSDGECLSYADLAAHSNRYSRWALSLGLAPGAAVAILMPNCPDYLAAWIGITRAGLSAALLNTSLVGASLAHCIAVAEPAHAVVAASLWEAFAGALPHLDAPPRASLRGGADFDGALAALSGAPLRPDERPAVRPADRALLIYTSGTTGLPKAAVVSHRRIMTWSLWFAGLADLGPDDRMYDCLPLFHSVGGVVAPGCVLAAGGSVVIAERFSVSRFWDEVARWDCTLFQYIGELCRYLLAASPEGAPVPAHRLRLCLGNGLRPDVWEAFRARFAVPEIMEFYAATEGSFSLVNVEGKLGSIGRVPPFLAHRFPAAILRFDVESGAPLRGADGLCVRAAPDEAGEAVGLIGGAEGAGRFEGYTSAADSEAKVLRDVFAPGDRWFRTGDLMRRDAAGFFFFVDRVGDTFRWQGENVATSEVAEALTGAPGVVEATVYGVEVPHRDGRAGMAALVVGEGFSLGALREHAASRLPPYARPAFLRLQAAIDSTDTFKHRKAPLVRDGFDPAQTADPLYADDREAGAYRPLDAALHARIAAGAFRV; encoded by the coding sequence ATGCCACCCGCCCCCGCCGCCCGCCCCTCTGCCACCAAGCGTTGGCTTCGCGCGCTCGAGCTGACGGCCCGCCTCGACGGCGACGAGGCGCAGACCTTCCCCGCCTCGATCGACGCGCTGGCGCTGCGTCACGGGGACCGGCCCGCGCTGCTGTCCGACGGCGAGTGCCTGAGCTACGCCGACCTCGCGGCGCACTCGAACCGCTACAGCCGCTGGGCGCTGTCGCTGGGGCTCGCCCCCGGCGCCGCGGTCGCGATCCTGATGCCGAACTGCCCGGACTACCTCGCGGCCTGGATCGGCATCACGCGCGCGGGCCTGTCGGCGGCGCTGCTCAACACCAGCCTCGTCGGCGCGTCGCTGGCCCACTGCATCGCCGTGGCCGAGCCCGCCCACGCGGTCGTGGCGGCGTCGCTGTGGGAAGCCTTCGCGGGGGCCCTGCCCCACCTCGACGCCCCGCCCCGCGCCTCCCTGCGCGGCGGGGCGGATTTCGACGGGGCTCTGGCGGCCCTCTCCGGCGCGCCGCTCCGCCCCGACGAGCGCCCCGCCGTCCGCCCCGCGGACCGGGCGCTGCTGATCTACACCTCCGGCACCACGGGCCTGCCCAAGGCGGCCGTGGTCAGCCACCGCCGGATCATGACCTGGAGCCTCTGGTTCGCCGGCCTCGCGGACCTCGGGCCGGACGACCGCATGTACGACTGCCTGCCGCTGTTCCACAGCGTCGGCGGCGTGGTGGCGCCGGGCTGCGTGCTGGCGGCGGGCGGCTCGGTGGTGATCGCCGAGCGCTTCTCGGTGTCCCGCTTCTGGGACGAGGTGGCGCGCTGGGACTGCACGCTGTTCCAATACATCGGCGAACTGTGCCGCTACCTGCTGGCCGCTTCCCCCGAGGGCGCACCGGTGCCGGCCCACCGGCTGCGCCTGTGCCTCGGCAACGGGCTGCGCCCCGACGTGTGGGAGGCGTTCCGGGCGCGCTTCGCCGTGCCGGAGATCATGGAGTTCTACGCCGCCACCGAGGGCAGCTTCTCGCTCGTCAACGTCGAGGGCAAGCTGGGCTCGATCGGCCGCGTGCCGCCCTTCCTCGCCCACCGTTTCCCGGCCGCCATCCTGCGCTTCGACGTCGAGAGCGGCGCGCCGCTGCGGGGCGCGGACGGGCTGTGCGTCCGCGCGGCGCCGGACGAGGCCGGCGAGGCGGTCGGGCTCATCGGCGGGGCCGAGGGCGCGGGCCGCTTCGAGGGCTACACGAGCGCGGCCGACAGCGAAGCCAAGGTGCTGCGCGACGTCTTCGCGCCCGGCGACCGCTGGTTCCGCACCGGCGACCTGATGCGGCGCGACGCGGCCGGCTTCTTCTTCTTCGTGGACCGCGTCGGCGACACCTTCCGCTGGCAGGGCGAGAACGTCGCCACTTCCGAGGTCGCGGAGGCGCTGACGGGCGCGCCCGGCGTGGTCGAGGCCACGGTCTACGGCGTCGAGGTGCCGCACCGCGACGGGCGCGCCGGCATGGCGGCGCTGGTGGTGGGCGAGGGCTTCTCGCTCGGCGCGCTGCGCGAGCACGCCGCCTCGCGCCTGCCGCCCTACGCCCGGCCGGCCTTCCTGCGCCTCCAGGCGGCGATCGACAGCACCGACACGTTCAAGCACCGCAAGGCGCCGCTGGTGCGCGACGGCTTCGACCCCGCGCAGACCGCCGACCCGCTCTACGCCGACGACCGCGAGGCCGGCGCCTACCGGCCCCTCGACGCCGCCCTGCACGCCCGGATCGCGGCGGGGGCGTTCAGGGTCTAG